One window from the genome of Synergistaceae bacterium encodes:
- a CDS encoding TRAP transporter permease, translating into MRAEDERPVENQELNSKLARLDSDFGIWEPKGFWKKIVFLIAVTFSCFQLYTAIFGSLAPQLQRSIHLGFALVLAYILFPAGRGKHERGPAVLSIIFALASIAVVAYWNVFYLDIIQRAGEMTQVDFAVSLAATLLVLEATRRTCGLPVLFLGIMALLYCYFGNYIPGFFNHRGFRMLRIFTYMYLSTEGILGVPIGVVSNFVFLFLLFGAFLSRTGVSVFFNDFANAICGGSVGGPAKVAVVSSALQGMISGSSIANVVGSGSFTIPAMKKTGYTPEFAAAVEASASTGGQLMPPVMGAAAFLMAEFTGISYGKIALSAAIPALLYFTGIFMSVHLEAKRLGLKGLPREEIPALLPLLFRRGILFTPIIVIVAVLGSGYTPMRAGLLGIVTSIVVGALFRESRIGVRDVFECLQNGAKLAIGVAAVSATAGIIVGSITLTGLGLKMANGLVELANGNLLLTMFFTMISSLILGMGVPTTANYVITSTICSMALIQLNVPIIAAHLFVFYFGIIADITPPVCSAVFAGAAIARANPMKAGINATKLAIGAFIVPYMFVLSPELVLVDVHWFDLMRITIGALMGMFCVASAIQGWFQGELNLFFRFVLLTSGILLIHPGYFSDITGLICVAALFLYSKWRTRTVQANSSR; encoded by the coding sequence ATGCGTGCAGAGGACGAGAGACCGGTCGAAAATCAGGAGTTGAATTCGAAACTGGCCAGGCTGGATTCGGATTTTGGGATATGGGAGCCCAAGGGGTTCTGGAAAAAAATCGTTTTTCTGATCGCGGTGACTTTCTCCTGTTTTCAGCTTTACACGGCGATTTTCGGGTCGCTGGCGCCGCAGCTTCAGCGTTCGATCCACCTGGGCTTTGCCCTTGTCCTGGCGTATATTCTTTTTCCGGCAGGACGGGGAAAGCACGAGAGAGGGCCCGCCGTTTTGTCGATAATATTTGCGCTCGCCAGTATCGCCGTCGTCGCTTACTGGAACGTCTTTTACCTCGACATCATCCAGCGGGCGGGGGAAATGACGCAGGTCGATTTTGCCGTCTCCCTCGCGGCCACGCTGCTTGTCCTCGAAGCCACGCGAAGAACCTGCGGCCTGCCTGTTTTGTTTTTGGGGATCATGGCGCTTCTGTACTGTTATTTCGGAAACTACATTCCCGGTTTCTTCAACCACCGCGGATTTCGTATGCTTCGCATTTTCACCTACATGTACCTGAGCACGGAGGGGATCCTCGGAGTTCCCATCGGCGTCGTCAGCAATTTTGTCTTTCTGTTTCTTCTGTTCGGCGCTTTTCTGTCCAGGACGGGAGTTTCCGTCTTTTTCAACGATTTCGCCAACGCGATCTGCGGCGGCTCGGTTGGAGGCCCCGCAAAAGTGGCCGTGGTGAGCAGCGCTCTTCAGGGAATGATTTCGGGAAGTTCCATCGCCAACGTGGTGGGCTCCGGCAGCTTCACTATCCCTGCCATGAAGAAAACCGGATACACCCCGGAATTTGCCGCGGCCGTCGAGGCTTCGGCCTCCACCGGCGGACAGCTGATGCCTCCTGTCATGGGAGCGGCGGCCTTTTTAATGGCTGAATTCACGGGAATTTCTTATGGAAAAATTGCGCTTTCCGCGGCTATTCCCGCGCTTCTCTATTTTACGGGGATCTTCATGTCCGTTCATCTGGAGGCTAAACGCCTGGGGCTGAAAGGCCTGCCCCGGGAGGAGATTCCCGCTCTCCTTCCGCTGCTGTTCCGCCGGGGCATCCTTTTCACGCCCATTATCGTCATCGTCGCGGTGCTGGGATCGGGATACACGCCCATGAGGGCCGGACTGCTGGGCATCGTGACCTCCATTGTCGTGGGGGCTTTGTTCAGGGAAAGCCGCATCGGCGTCCGCGACGTGTTCGAATGCCTGCAAAACGGCGCGAAGCTGGCGATTGGGGTAGCGGCGGTGAGCGCAACCGCCGGTATCATCGTAGGCAGCATCACCCTCACCGGCCTCGGGCTCAAAATGGCCAACGGACTGGTGGAGCTCGCCAACGGAAATCTGCTGCTCACGATGTTTTTCACCATGATTTCCTCCCTCATTCTGGGCATGGGAGTTCCGACCACCGCCAACTACGTCATCACCTCCACCATTTGCAGCATGGCGCTCATACAGCTCAACGTCCCCATTATCGCCGCTCATTTATTTGTCTTTTATTTTGGAATTATCGCCGACATCACGCCTCCCGTGTGTTCCGCCGTTTTTGCCGGAGCGGCGATTGCCCGGGCCAACCCCATGAAAGCGGGAATCAACGCCACAAAACTGGCGATCGGAGCCTTTATCGTCCCCTACATGTTCGTGCTGTCTCCGGAGCTGGTGCTTGTGGACGTGCACTGGTTCGACCTGATGAGAATCACGATTGGCGCTTTGATGGGAATGTTTTGTGTCGCCAGCGCCATTCAGGGGTGGTTCCAGGGGGAACTCAACCTGTTTTTCCGCTTCGTTCTTCTGACGAGCGGTATTCTGCTCATTCATCCGGGATACTTCAGCGACATCACAGGACTGATCTGCGTCGCCGCTCTGTTTCTGTATTCAAAATGGCGTACCCGAACGGTTCAGGCGAATTCATCGCGGTAA
- a CDS encoding GntR family transcriptional regulator, which translates to MAAKVFLSFGEQIYQTLKERILNNYYPPGTMLQIEKLAEEMGVSSTPVRETLVRLNSVGLVNMVRNRGAMVSAIDEKMVRDVWEFRAILEQCVAREAVPRIDPKDLHRLRDRIEYHLANPSNFELYQEIDQELHELLRDRAENDLVREALRNLVEHARRVRYFAESMPPDENILVEVSKEHLLIVDALLSGKVDDVLRTLEAHLVHGRDRTLKALSKLSQPPVVDVASSAPEIPKHRSRKVR; encoded by the coding sequence ATGGCTGCAAAAGTCTTCCTGTCGTTTGGAGAGCAAATCTATCAGACCCTGAAAGAGCGGATTTTGAATAATTACTATCCCCCGGGGACGATGCTGCAGATTGAAAAACTGGCGGAGGAAATGGGCGTCAGCAGCACCCCTGTGCGGGAGACTCTGGTTCGCCTGAACAGCGTCGGGCTTGTCAACATGGTACGCAACAGGGGCGCCATGGTTTCCGCCATTGATGAGAAAATGGTCCGCGACGTCTGGGAATTTCGCGCGATTCTGGAACAGTGCGTCGCCCGCGAGGCCGTTCCGCGCATCGATCCGAAAGACCTGCATCGCCTGAGGGACCGGATAGAGTATCATCTGGCGAATCCCTCGAACTTCGAGCTTTATCAGGAAATCGATCAGGAGCTTCACGAGCTTCTTCGCGACCGGGCGGAGAACGATCTGGTCCGGGAAGCCCTCCGCAATCTGGTGGAACATGCCCGTCGAGTCCGCTATTTCGCGGAAAGCATGCCTCCGGACGAGAACATTCTCGTGGAGGTCTCCAAAGAGCATCTTCTTATCGTGGATGCCCTGCTGAGTGGCAAGGTGGACGACGTGCTCAGGACCCTGGAGGCGCACCTCGTTCATGGACGGGATCGGACCCTGAAAGCCCTCTCGAAGCTCTCTCAGCCCCCTGTCGTCGATGTGGCGTCTTCGGCGCCCGAAATCCCTAAACATCGGTCCCGGAAAGTCCGTTGA
- a CDS encoding ABC transporter substrate-binding protein — protein sequence MLSSVFPSWGSDTIKVGEIATLTGDFSAYGIAEAESVKIAVEEINEKGGILGKKIELIAYDCRGRQEDMVNAARRLVGQDKVVAVVGPSISGICMAGAPIFNSGHVPNLGTLPTNPLVTVDETGKVRPYNFRICFLDPYQGRMIAYFAAKDLKSKKAAILYDVSSDYSQGLREFFVSSFKEYGGEIVADEGFRGEDVDFRSQLTNFKNSGADVIIYPFGGKPLPLAVKQAREMGLNQPIVGGDGYGGFMWEIAGDAMRDSYWVSHVDRDDPVLKPFFDKYKEKTGTECQEFMNAVMAYDCVYWLKDAVERAGSDDPVKVRDALEATKGLKLMHAVLTMDEFHNPKDKDGVILVADTAQKKALFFKKIRPE from the coding sequence ATGCTGTCGTCAGTTTTTCCGTCCTGGGGTTCGGACACCATCAAAGTCGGAGAGATCGCCACACTGACAGGTGATTTTTCGGCCTATGGCATAGCGGAGGCCGAGTCGGTCAAAATCGCGGTGGAAGAAATCAATGAGAAAGGTGGAATACTGGGGAAGAAAATCGAACTGATCGCGTACGACTGCCGCGGCCGGCAGGAGGACATGGTAAACGCGGCCCGGCGCCTGGTTGGACAGGATAAGGTCGTGGCGGTCGTCGGCCCCAGCATAAGCGGCATATGCATGGCGGGCGCGCCTATTTTCAACAGCGGACATGTGCCCAACCTCGGAACCCTCCCCACAAACCCGCTGGTCACCGTCGACGAAACGGGCAAAGTCCGCCCTTACAACTTCCGCATCTGCTTCCTTGATCCCTACCAGGGCCGGATGATAGCCTACTTTGCGGCTAAGGACCTGAAATCCAAAAAAGCGGCGATTCTTTACGACGTTTCCAGCGACTACTCGCAGGGCCTGAGGGAGTTCTTCGTCTCCAGTTTTAAAGAATACGGCGGAGAAATCGTAGCAGACGAGGGATTTCGCGGAGAGGACGTGGATTTCCGGTCCCAGCTCACCAACTTCAAAAACAGCGGCGCGGACGTGATTATCTATCCCTTTGGAGGAAAACCCCTGCCTCTGGCAGTCAAACAGGCGCGCGAAATGGGACTGAATCAACCCATCGTGGGCGGCGACGGTTATGGTGGCTTCATGTGGGAGATCGCGGGAGACGCGATGCGCGACTCTTACTGGGTCAGTCACGTGGACCGCGACGACCCTGTTCTCAAGCCCTTTTTTGACAAATATAAGGAAAAGACGGGCACCGAATGTCAGGAATTTATGAACGCCGTTATGGCTTATGACTGCGTTTACTGGCTCAAAGACGCTGTTGAACGCGCAGGAAGCGACGACCCCGTGAAGGTGCGTGACGCGCTCGAAGCCACGAAGGGATTGAAACTGATGCACGCCGTTCTTACGATGGACGAATTTCATAATCCGAAAGACAAGGACGGTGTCATATTGGTCGCCGACACCGCTCAGAAGAAGGCCCTCTTTTTCAAAAAAATCCGTCCTGAATGA
- a CDS encoding M20 family metallopeptidase, whose product MKTDMADFWANRKKREELASLLENVINIYSPSGDAASVTKVGDIFAREYSNLGFTVKRIPQGEYGSHLVAELKGTESGPCVLLMGHMDTVESSHPQDRKFDLKGDIARGLGVLDMKGGLVTMLYGVQSFLEAYGPDFPGTIRVFYNADEEVGSPASRPLLPSVLKGVTAALVAEPAKPDGAVKFVRKGCGIFRIRVRGRASHAGSAPDEGRSAIRELMEKLIAMENLKGGGTTINTGVIHGGMSPWIVPEEAFAAIDVRVPTVEERRRIEKELEAIRRKNWVPDTETVIEGEFHRPPITLIPGSRELMEILRKNAEAIQAPVSFPEDPEGAVGDINNIVDSGIPGVDGIGPLGSGAHSEDEYILFSSLYDRGHLTSLTLKSLLDGDLTKTPATSGTPKS is encoded by the coding sequence TTGAAAACAGATATGGCGGATTTCTGGGCAAATCGTAAAAAAAGAGAAGAGCTGGCTTCACTGCTCGAAAATGTGATCAATATCTACAGCCCCAGCGGAGACGCGGCATCTGTCACAAAAGTGGGGGACATTTTTGCCAGAGAGTACTCAAACCTGGGGTTTACCGTAAAACGAATCCCCCAGGGAGAGTACGGAAGCCACCTGGTGGCGGAGCTGAAAGGGACGGAATCAGGCCCCTGCGTCCTGTTGATGGGTCATATGGATACGGTTGAATCCTCTCACCCTCAGGACCGAAAATTTGACCTGAAGGGCGACATTGCCAGAGGACTTGGCGTTTTGGACATGAAGGGCGGTCTGGTGACAATGCTTTACGGCGTTCAATCCTTTCTGGAGGCATACGGCCCCGATTTTCCCGGAACGATACGCGTTTTTTACAACGCCGACGAGGAAGTGGGTTCGCCGGCGTCCCGACCGCTGCTCCCCTCCGTTTTGAAAGGCGTCACCGCGGCGCTGGTGGCGGAACCGGCCAAGCCGGACGGAGCCGTCAAATTCGTCCGCAAGGGCTGCGGAATTTTCCGGATTCGGGTCAGAGGACGGGCCTCCCATGCCGGTTCAGCTCCCGATGAGGGACGAAGCGCCATTCGGGAACTGATGGAGAAGCTCATAGCGATGGAGAACCTGAAGGGCGGGGGAACGACCATAAATACGGGCGTTATTCATGGAGGCATGAGTCCCTGGATCGTTCCGGAGGAGGCGTTTGCCGCCATCGACGTTCGCGTCCCCACCGTCGAAGAACGCCGGCGGATTGAGAAGGAGCTGGAGGCCATCCGACGCAAAAACTGGGTTCCCGACACCGAAACGGTCATCGAAGGGGAGTTTCACCGCCCGCCCATCACACTGATCCCGGGCAGCCGCGAGCTTATGGAGATTCTGCGCAAAAACGCCGAAGCCATCCAGGCGCCCGTCTCCTTTCCCGAGGACCCCGAAGGCGCGGTGGGAGACATCAACAACATCGTGGACTCCGGCATTCCCGGCGTGGACGGCATCGGTCCACTGGGCTCCGGCGCCCACTCCGAGGACGAGTATATCCTCTTTTCCAGCCTCTATGACAGAGGACACCTGACGAGTCTGACCCTGAAATCCCTGCTGGACGGAGATTTGACGAAAACTCCGGCGACCTCCGGAACCCCCAAATCCTGA
- a CDS encoding class A beta-lactamase-related serine hydrolase, with protein sequence MLTKILEYAQSFGDSLGMVVRDIPGGGAVTLNENRRFPSASIIKVPIMWEYFRKLSEGGFKSEDRYILKNDVKVGVSRYDCGILREMHEGMELTYFDILSLMIIISDDTATNILIDLLGMDNINATMRSLGLKNTFIRRVMMDYDKVRAGIDNETTAGDMDALLMLMVTENERMKPEYRQQMLTVLSKQQINTAIPLFLPETLKIAHKTGCIPEFDLEHDVGIVYSPQEEPLLAISLMSKNLRDSRTAFGTIAKMAYDLLR encoded by the coding sequence ATGCTGACGAAAATTTTGGAATACGCGCAGAGTTTTGGAGATTCTCTGGGGATGGTCGTTCGGGACATTCCCGGCGGCGGAGCGGTGACGCTCAACGAAAACCGGCGTTTTCCGTCGGCAAGCATCATCAAGGTCCCCATCATGTGGGAGTATTTCCGCAAACTTTCCGAGGGGGGCTTCAAATCGGAGGATCGATATATCCTGAAGAATGACGTCAAGGTCGGCGTTTCCCGCTACGACTGCGGCATTCTGCGGGAGATGCACGAGGGCATGGAGCTCACGTACTTCGATATCCTCTCCCTTATGATCATCATCAGCGACGACACGGCCACCAATATTCTCATCGACCTGCTTGGCATGGACAACATCAACGCGACCATGCGGAGCCTGGGGCTGAAAAACACGTTCATCCGCCGCGTCATGATGGACTACGACAAAGTTCGGGCCGGCATCGACAACGAAACCACTGCCGGAGATATGGACGCGCTGCTCATGCTGATGGTCACCGAAAACGAGCGCATGAAACCGGAGTACCGGCAGCAGATGCTGACCGTCCTGTCGAAACAGCAGATCAACACGGCCATTCCTCTGTTTCTCCCTGAGACCCTTAAAATCGCGCACAAAACGGGCTGCATCCCGGAATTCGATCTGGAACACGACGTCGGCATCGTGTACAGCCCCCAGGAGGAACCCCTGCTCGCGATTTCCCTGATGAGTAAAAACCTGCGGGACAGCAGGACGGCCTTTGGGACCATCGCAAAAATGGCGTATGACCTTCTCAGATGA
- a CDS encoding TAXI family TRAP transporter solute-binding subunit gives MNRFMKAAAWGVVAVLCMTGGAFAAETYITMGTAGVGGMNYPVGMAMAKIWNAEIPNMKAVAISTAGAVQNIDMLRTKDIEVATCRPVEAYRAINGIEKYKEKMPWIRALSGGVTADAKQVLALKNANISSVTDFKGKRVAVGPVGSGGEADSREIFAAYGLTYKDFTPEYVEAGQAVEMMQDGLIEGAILGLTPGASAVSELMLSGKVVILPLSDEAFVNLQKGNPFIRRRTIPKGIYPNQDYEILTAGDPPDLVVCREDLPEELAYQMTKAIYQPKNMEQIRAVAAAVRQFGPDLVDQPENLMLPYHPGALRFFKEIGWIK, from the coding sequence GTGAACAGATTCATGAAGGCGGCAGCATGGGGTGTCGTGGCGGTACTTTGCATGACGGGAGGCGCTTTCGCGGCGGAGACGTACATTACGATGGGGACGGCCGGCGTGGGAGGAATGAACTATCCCGTGGGCATGGCAATGGCCAAAATATGGAACGCCGAAATCCCGAACATGAAGGCGGTTGCCATCTCCACGGCGGGCGCGGTTCAGAATATCGACATGCTTCGCACGAAGGACATTGAGGTGGCGACCTGCAGGCCCGTGGAAGCCTACCGGGCCATCAACGGCATCGAAAAATACAAGGAGAAGATGCCCTGGATTCGTGCGCTGAGCGGCGGCGTGACGGCTGACGCGAAACAGGTTCTCGCCCTGAAGAACGCCAACATTTCCTCCGTCACCGATTTCAAGGGCAAACGCGTGGCGGTGGGGCCGGTGGGCAGCGGCGGCGAGGCTGACTCCCGGGAGATTTTCGCGGCCTACGGACTGACCTACAAGGATTTCACGCCGGAATACGTGGAGGCCGGCCAGGCGGTGGAAATGATGCAGGACGGGCTCATTGAGGGCGCCATTCTGGGACTGACCCCGGGCGCGTCCGCCGTCAGCGAGCTGATGCTCTCCGGCAAGGTCGTGATTCTGCCTCTGTCCGACGAGGCTTTCGTCAATTTGCAGAAGGGAAATCCCTTCATCCGGCGGAGGACGATTCCAAAGGGGATTTATCCCAATCAGGACTACGAAATCCTGACGGCCGGAGATCCCCCCGATCTCGTGGTCTGCCGCGAGGATCTTCCTGAAGAGCTGGCCTATCAGATGACGAAGGCCATTTATCAGCCGAAGAACATGGAGCAGATTCGCGCCGTGGCCGCCGCCGTCCGGCAGTTCGGCCCGGATCTGGTGGACCAGCCCGAAAACCTGATGCTCCCCTACCATCCCGGAGCGCTGCGCTTTTTCAAGGAGATCGGATGGATCAAATAA
- a CDS encoding TAXI family TRAP transporter solute-binding subunit: MCRKKMVAVVLLACVFAMLSCSSVMAAPQRLIIATAGVSGSYYPFGGALAKIWTSKLKDKVSVAAQATGGAIENTKLMEGGEVELALTQNDLADYSWKQQHMFTKEYRKQRAIATLFPEVIHIFSLRSSGADNIAALKGKRISMSQQGSGGLINSQQIFSHYGFSEKDVQPFYLSNVDAVDRMKDDLLDAIFVTTGAPNATYQDLCFAKDVAILGMSDADVAAITKQYPFYQKYVIPQTDYAKQKGDVQTVAVQAILIASEDLDDELVYQMTKTLWESREELITAMAKASYMDPQNPLKSVTIPIHKGAEKYYREKGLIK, translated from the coding sequence ATGTGCAGGAAAAAAATGGTTGCGGTGGTACTTCTGGCGTGTGTGTTTGCGATGCTTTCGTGTTCATCGGTGATGGCGGCTCCACAGCGGCTGATTATCGCCACGGCCGGCGTTTCGGGATCCTATTATCCCTTCGGAGGGGCTCTGGCGAAAATATGGACGTCCAAACTGAAGGACAAAGTTTCGGTGGCGGCGCAGGCCACAGGCGGAGCCATTGAGAACACCAAGCTCATGGAGGGCGGCGAGGTGGAGCTGGCCCTGACGCAGAACGATTTGGCGGATTACTCCTGGAAACAGCAGCATATGTTTACCAAAGAATACAGAAAACAGCGGGCCATCGCCACACTTTTCCCCGAAGTCATTCATATTTTCTCCCTTCGCAGTTCCGGCGCCGATAACATCGCGGCTCTGAAGGGGAAGAGAATTTCCATGAGCCAGCAGGGCAGCGGCGGATTGATCAACTCTCAGCAGATTTTCAGTCATTACGGATTCTCGGAAAAAGACGTGCAGCCCTTTTATCTCTCCAACGTCGACGCGGTAGACCGTATGAAGGACGACCTGCTGGACGCCATTTTTGTGACCACCGGAGCCCCCAACGCCACCTATCAGGACCTCTGCTTCGCCAAGGACGTGGCGATTCTGGGCATGTCGGACGCGGATGTGGCCGCGATTACAAAGCAGTATCCCTTCTATCAGAAATATGTCATTCCTCAGACGGATTACGCCAAACAGAAAGGCGACGTCCAGACCGTGGCGGTGCAGGCCATATTGATCGCGTCGGAAGACCTCGACGATGAACTGGTGTATCAAATGACGAAGACGCTGTGGGAAAGCCGGGAAGAGCTGATCACCGCCATGGCGAAAGCCTCCTACATGGACCCCCAAAATCCCCTCAAAAGCGTCACCATCCCCATCCATAAAGGCGCGGAAAAATATTACAGGGAAAAAGGCCTGATAAAGTAA